A genomic stretch from Hemicordylus capensis ecotype Gifberg chromosome 1, rHemCap1.1.pri, whole genome shotgun sequence includes:
- the TMEM272 gene encoding transmembrane protein 272 isoform X2, producing MRQLLSKSVMIDDDDDDEYPWRQNAHRYYLHLTLSLFLLLWFILGNYWVFSVYLPNFIPPFHHPQDYCDKILYIFAVGVLVISHTVLFLLIFCSCCIYCFSRQRYAAEED from the coding sequence ATGCGGCAGCTGCTTTCCAAGTCCGTCATGATTGATGACGACGATGACGACGAATATCCGTGGAGGCAGAATGCACACAGATATTACCTTCATCTGACGCTCAGCCTTTTTCTCTTACTCTGGTTCATTCTGGGAAATTACTGGGTGTTTTCAGTCTACCTGCCTAATTTCATCCCACCTTTCCATCACCCCCAAGATTACTGTGATAAAATCCTGTACATTTTTGCAGTTGGGGTGCTCGTCATTAGCCACACGGTGCTGTTTTTACTGatcttctgcagctgctgcattTATTGCTTTTCTAGGCAACGATATGCAGCAGAAGAGGACTGA